The following are from one region of the Deltaproteobacteria bacterium genome:
- a CDS encoding efflux RND transporter periplasmic adaptor subunit — MKKLLIALAILFVLVVFGGTLVFLYKKSQAKPVVYEIVTPTRADIVKKTVATGSIVPRKEVELKPRVSGIVSKILVEPGDQVKAGDLVATIDIVPDTQRLTQAQAAVRSAKISADNARNELARADKLKAKGLMPESEYNRYKLEYELRQAELAAAQDNLQVIRKGASRAAGKARNTEVRSTVAGTVLDVPVKEGMSVIESNNFNAGSTIAVVADMSDMIFEGTVDESEVGKLRVGMPLDIRVGALDNDVLSGTLEYIAPKGVVKDGAIQFQIRAAIQPKPGVTIRAGYSANADIVLDKVENVLAIDESVVTFDGDKAFVEVETAPQTFERREVQLGLSDGIRVEVKSGIDESARLKGREKTD; from the coding sequence ATGAAGAAACTCCTGATCGCCCTCGCCATCCTGTTCGTCCTGGTCGTCTTCGGCGGCACGCTGGTGTTCCTGTACAAGAAATCGCAGGCCAAGCCGGTGGTCTACGAGATCGTGACGCCGACCCGCGCGGACATCGTCAAAAAGACCGTCGCGACGGGGAGCATCGTCCCGCGCAAGGAGGTCGAACTGAAGCCGCGCGTATCCGGGATCGTGTCCAAGATCCTCGTGGAGCCCGGCGATCAGGTGAAGGCCGGCGATCTCGTCGCGACGATCGACATCGTGCCCGACACGCAGCGGCTCACGCAGGCGCAAGCGGCAGTGCGGTCGGCCAAGATCAGCGCAGACAACGCACGCAACGAGCTGGCGCGCGCCGACAAGCTCAAGGCCAAGGGGCTCATGCCTGAGTCGGAATACAACCGCTACAAGCTCGAGTACGAGCTGCGCCAGGCGGAGCTCGCCGCCGCGCAGGACAACCTCCAGGTCATCCGCAAGGGGGCGTCGCGCGCGGCCGGCAAGGCGCGCAACACGGAGGTGCGGTCCACCGTGGCCGGCACCGTGTTGGACGTGCCCGTCAAAGAGGGCATGTCGGTCATCGAGAGCAACAACTTCAATGCCGGATCGACCATCGCCGTGGTCGCCGACATGTCCGACATGATCTTCGAGGGCACGGTCGACGAGTCAGAGGTCGGCAAGCTGCGCGTCGGCATGCCGCTGGACATCCGCGTCGGCGCGCTCGACAACGACGTGCTGTCCGGCACGCTCGAGTACATCGCGCCGAAGGGCGTCGTCAAAGACGGCGCAATCCAGTTCCAGATCCGCGCGGCGATCCAGCCCAAGCCCGGCGTCACGATCCGAGCCGGCTACAGCGCGAACGCCGACATCGTGCTCGACAAGGTCGAAAACGTGCTCGCGATCGACGAGAGCGTGGTCACGTTCGACGGGGACAAGGCGTTCGTCGAGGTCGAGACGGCGCCGCAGACGTTCGAACGCCGCGAGGTGCAGCTCGGCCTGTCGGACGGCATCCGCGTCGAGGTCAAGTCGGGCATCGACGAATCCGCGCGGCTCAAGGGCCGCGAAAAGACCGACTGA
- a CDS encoding aminoglycoside phosphotransferase family protein gives MRRPALDALVQELCPGGALLSVEPLGDDAAADRTEKGFGYGRALRLSVREADGCRRDFVLHTATANEFGHDRRSDRAAQMLLAFDSYRAVPDHVAAIDVGAVDRHGRLRSLRDCGEFYVVTDYAPGRLYADELRRIAAGAAVDDADLDRVDHLARYLAALHRDRGGPPAAYARAIRDLVGHGEGVYGIVDGYPPDVPGAPLDRLAELEQRVAGWRWKLRGRHDRLCRVHGDFHPFNILFDDRGNIALLDASRGCRGDAADDVTCLAINYVFFALTHPGTWAPAFSRMWYALWRTYLDRSGDREVVEVAPPYFAWRALVLANPRWYPRLTGGQRDALLGLAERVLDAERVDPEFAEELFR, from the coding sequence GGTGGAGCCGCTGGGCGACGACGCGGCCGCCGATCGCACGGAAAAGGGCTTCGGCTACGGCCGCGCGCTGCGGCTGTCGGTGCGCGAGGCGGACGGTTGCCGGCGCGACTTCGTCCTGCACACGGCGACCGCCAACGAGTTCGGCCACGATCGGCGGTCCGACCGCGCGGCGCAGATGTTGCTCGCGTTCGACAGCTACCGCGCCGTGCCCGACCACGTCGCCGCCATCGACGTCGGCGCGGTCGATCGGCACGGGCGGCTGCGGTCGCTGCGCGACTGCGGCGAGTTCTACGTCGTCACCGACTACGCGCCCGGGCGCCTGTACGCCGACGAGTTGCGCCGCATCGCCGCCGGCGCGGCCGTGGACGACGCCGACCTCGATCGCGTGGACCATCTTGCGCGTTACCTCGCGGCGTTGCACCGCGACCGCGGCGGCCCGCCGGCGGCGTACGCGCGCGCGATCCGCGACCTGGTCGGCCACGGCGAGGGCGTCTACGGCATCGTCGACGGCTATCCGCCGGATGTGCCGGGTGCGCCGCTCGACCGGTTGGCGGAGCTCGAACAGCGAGTCGCCGGATGGCGATGGAAGTTGCGCGGCCGTCACGACCGGCTGTGCCGCGTCCACGGCGATTTCCATCCGTTCAACATCCTGTTCGACGACCGCGGAAACATCGCGTTGCTCGACGCGAGCCGTGGCTGTCGCGGCGACGCGGCCGATGACGTCACGTGCCTCGCGATCAACTACGTGTTCTTCGCGCTCACGCACCCGGGAACGTGGGCGCCCGCGTTTTCGCGCATGTGGTACGCGCTGTGGCGCACGTATCTCGATCGATCCGGCGACCGCGAGGTGGTCGAGGTCGCGCCGCCGTACTTCGCGTGGCGGGCGCTCGTGCTCGCGAACCCGCGCTGGTATCCCCGCCTCACCGGCGGCCAGCGCGACGCGCTGCTCGGCCTGGCCGAACGCGTGCTGGACGCCGAGCGCGTCGACCCCGAATTCGCCGAGGAGCTGTTCCGATGA
- a CDS encoding ABC transporter ATP-binding protein: MIRLENVNKSYHVGRNRLHVLRDVNLEVGAGEFVSIMGSSGSGKSTLLNILGILDSYDSGSYYLDGTLIRNLSERQAARYRNQYIGFVFQSFNLLPFKNAMENVALPLYYQKVPRRRRNRIALDYLDRVGLRDWADHLPTELSGGQMQRVAIARALITKPRLLLADEPTGALDSTTSEQIMELLEEINQTGMTIIVVTHEHDIAERTRRCIRLRDGVVVEA, encoded by the coding sequence ATGATTCGCCTCGAAAACGTCAACAAGTCCTACCACGTGGGCCGCAATCGGCTCCACGTGCTACGCGACGTCAACCTCGAAGTCGGCGCCGGCGAGTTCGTGTCGATCATGGGCTCGTCGGGCTCCGGCAAATCCACCCTGCTCAATATCCTCGGCATCCTCGACAGCTACGACTCGGGGAGCTACTACCTGGACGGGACCCTGATCCGCAACCTGTCGGAGCGCCAGGCCGCCCGCTACCGCAACCAGTACATCGGCTTCGTGTTCCAGTCGTTCAATTTGCTGCCGTTCAAGAACGCGATGGAAAACGTGGCCCTGCCGCTGTACTACCAGAAGGTGCCGCGCCGGCGGCGCAACCGCATCGCGCTCGACTACCTGGACCGCGTCGGCCTCCGCGATTGGGCCGACCACCTGCCGACCGAGCTGTCCGGCGGCCAGATGCAGCGCGTCGCGATCGCGCGCGCTCTCATCACCAAGCCCCGCCTGCTGTTGGCCGACGAGCCGACCGGAGCCCTCGACTCGACCACATCCGAGCAAATCATGGAGTTGCTCGAGGAGATCAACCAGACGGGCATGACGATTATCGTCGTGACCCACGAGCACGACATCGCCGAGCGCACGCGGCGCTGCATCCGCCTGCGCGACGGCGTCGTCGTCGAGGCATGA
- a CDS encoding ABC transporter permease, which produces MLDIDRWQEIGSTIRHHKLRTALTGLSVAWGIFMLVILLAAGKGLQNTAAYGFRDDAVNSIWVRSGRTTKPYRGRAVGREIQFTTADYDAARDRVPGIDHISARLHLWGEFTVTYKNQHASFDIRACHPDHLYIERTTMVRGRFINQRDLDERRKVAVIGTKVVDQLFGDEDPIGKIITIGSINYKVVGIYEDEGGEGELRKIYLPITTAQMAYGGGDRIDMFMFTVGDAPVDEAKRIEQSVRRQLARRHAFDPDDPRALWIRNNLENYEKITSVLHKIDLFVWLIGIGTILAGIVGVSNIMLISVKERTKEFGVRKAVGATPGSIVTLVVQEALLLTSVSGYFGLVAGVGLVEAINAAIPDMTAFRHPDVDVGVAAAATAILVVAGVLAGIFPAWRAARIRPVVALRDE; this is translated from the coding sequence GTGCTCGACATCGACCGCTGGCAGGAGATCGGCAGCACCATCCGCCACCACAAGCTGCGCACGGCGCTCACCGGGCTCAGCGTCGCGTGGGGCATCTTCATGCTCGTCATCCTGCTCGCGGCCGGCAAAGGACTGCAGAACACCGCCGCGTACGGCTTTCGCGACGACGCCGTCAACAGCATCTGGGTGCGCAGCGGGCGCACGACCAAGCCGTACAGAGGGCGCGCGGTCGGTCGCGAGATCCAGTTTACGACTGCCGACTACGACGCCGCCCGCGACCGCGTCCCCGGCATCGACCACATCTCGGCCCGCCTTCACCTGTGGGGCGAGTTCACCGTCACCTATAAGAACCAACACGCGTCGTTCGACATTCGCGCCTGCCACCCGGACCACCTGTACATCGAGCGAACCACGATGGTGCGCGGGCGGTTCATCAACCAGCGCGACCTCGACGAGCGCCGCAAGGTCGCGGTCATCGGCACCAAAGTAGTCGACCAGCTGTTCGGTGACGAGGACCCGATCGGAAAGATCATCACGATCGGCAGCATCAACTACAAGGTGGTCGGCATCTACGAAGACGAAGGCGGCGAAGGCGAGTTGCGCAAGATCTATCTGCCGATCACCACCGCGCAGATGGCCTACGGCGGCGGCGACCGCATCGACATGTTCATGTTCACCGTCGGGGACGCGCCCGTCGACGAGGCAAAGCGGATCGAACAATCCGTGCGCCGCCAGCTCGCGCGGCGGCACGCGTTCGACCCGGACGACCCGCGCGCGCTGTGGATCCGCAACAACCTCGAGAACTACGAAAAAATCACGTCGGTGTTGCACAAGATCGACTTGTTCGTGTGGCTGATCGGGATCGGCACCATCCTCGCGGGCATTGTCGGCGTGAGCAACATCATGCTCATCTCGGTCAAGGAGCGCACGAAGGAGTTCGGCGTGCGCAAGGCGGTGGGCGCGACGCCGGGATCGATCGTGACGCTCGTCGTGCAGGAAGCGCTGCTGCTCACGTCGGTGTCCGGCTACTTCGGTCTGGTCGCGGGCGTCGGCCTCGTCGAGGCGATCAATGCCGCCATTCCCGACATGACCGCGTTTCGCCACCCGGACGTGGACGTCGGCGTCGCCGCGGCGGCGACCGCCATCCTCGTGGTCGCCGGCGTACTCGCCGGCATCTTCCCCGCATGGCGCGCGGCGCGTATCCGGCCCGTCGTCGCCCTGCGCGACGAGTGA
- a CDS encoding wax ester/triacylglycerol synthase family O-acyltransferase, translated as MGTYERLSAQDATFLYAESPVAHMHIGTLAIFEDTGLDEQGLAAHIESRLHLVPRFRKKLMWVPYGQGRPVWVDDPHFDIRFHVRHTGLPKPGGMAEAIRLMERLMSTPLDRSRPLWEIWMVDLPEGRKGLIQKTHHCLIDGVSGVDLGTVILDVMKDPPPSKPPPPWEPQPPPSKQELLRDSLIETFTRPAELAAKVRQMREAPQQFVERAAEVVQGLLSFGKATMDFAPKVSSLTRPIGPHRRFIPLTAPLATFKHIKRAFECKINDVVLAVVAGGLRRLLVERGESVDDLHLRALVPVSVRDPSQRMTYGNQVSMMAADLPVGEPDPVQRLKYVTAQMTGLKESRQAVGADFWVKLSEYAPPTVLALAGRAIALQRMVNLTVTNVPGPQFPLYLRGGKLLAAYPFVPLVGTTTLGVALVSYDGGLHFGLCGDWDGVPDLDVFARGIEQSIAELREAADAQ; from the coding sequence ATGGGCACCTACGAGCGGCTGTCGGCGCAGGACGCTACCTTCTTATACGCGGAATCCCCGGTGGCGCACATGCACATCGGGACGCTGGCCATCTTCGAGGATACGGGCCTGGACGAACAGGGCCTGGCCGCTCACATCGAGAGCCGCCTGCACCTGGTGCCGCGCTTTCGCAAGAAGCTGATGTGGGTTCCGTACGGCCAGGGCCGGCCGGTGTGGGTGGACGATCCGCACTTCGACATCCGGTTTCACGTGCGGCACACCGGTCTGCCCAAACCGGGGGGCATGGCCGAGGCGATCCGGCTGATGGAGCGGCTGATGAGCACGCCGCTGGACCGGTCGCGTCCCCTGTGGGAAATCTGGATGGTCGACCTTCCCGAGGGGCGCAAGGGCCTCATTCAGAAGACGCACCACTGTCTGATCGATGGCGTAAGCGGCGTCGACCTCGGCACCGTGATCCTCGACGTGATGAAGGATCCGCCGCCGAGCAAGCCGCCGCCGCCGTGGGAGCCGCAGCCGCCGCCATCGAAGCAGGAACTGCTGCGCGACAGCTTGATCGAGACGTTCACGCGCCCGGCCGAGCTCGCGGCGAAGGTGCGACAGATGCGCGAGGCGCCGCAGCAGTTCGTCGAGCGGGCGGCCGAGGTCGTCCAGGGGCTGCTGTCGTTCGGCAAGGCGACGATGGACTTCGCGCCCAAGGTGTCGTCGCTCACGCGCCCGATCGGGCCGCATCGCCGGTTCATCCCGCTCACCGCACCGCTGGCGACGTTCAAACACATCAAGCGCGCCTTCGAGTGCAAGATCAACGATGTCGTGCTCGCGGTGGTCGCGGGCGGGCTGCGCCGGCTGCTCGTCGAGCGCGGCGAGTCGGTGGACGATCTGCACCTGCGCGCGCTCGTTCCGGTGTCGGTGCGGGATCCGAGCCAGCGCATGACCTACGGCAACCAGGTGTCGATGATGGCGGCCGACTTGCCGGTCGGCGAGCCGGACCCGGTTCAGCGCCTCAAGTACGTGACCGCGCAGATGACCGGATTGAAAGAGTCGCGCCAGGCGGTCGGCGCCGACTTTTGGGTCAAGCTGTCCGAGTACGCCCCGCCGACGGTGCTCGCGCTCGCCGGCCGGGCGATCGCACTGCAGCGCATGGTGAACCTGACGGTGACCAACGTGCCCGGGCCGCAGTTCCCGCTGTATCTACGCGGCGGCAAACTGCTCGCGGCGTATCCGTTCGTGCCGCTCGTCGGTACGACGACCCTCGGCGTCGCGCTCGTGAGCTACGACGGCGGCCTGCACTTCGGCCTGTGCGGCGATTGGGACGGCGTCCCGGACCTCGACGTGTTCGCGCGGGGGATCGAGCAGTCAATCGCGGAGCTGCGCGAGGCGGCGGACGCGCAGTGA
- a CDS encoding adenylyl-sulfate kinase — protein sequence MTPGGKGAVVWVTGLPASGKSTFARALYDQLALAGVRVKLLDGDQVRAQLMPDLGYGEAARDAFYGALARMAADIARLGYVAVVAATAHERRFRDRAREQAPRFVEVYVATPLDECRRRDVKGLYAAADEGRIADLPGVGVPYEPPVEPDVVAHGGYDADAVAAAAQLVIQARRATMSNEQDKRFTAVVAYDFSDLAELALEQAVAAALNHAHADLHVVAVLEEGMRATYETAERMQQEATKLADRRIPKPTPTDLRLFVHARIGHPAQEILALASEAAADVIVLGTHGRSGLKRWLIGSVAEKVVRHAGCPVLVMRPKTYTHDPAEDAAFAPEPPCPACVKVRAESGGKTWWCEEHGKPHEPPHTYHYRATTSADVSDHSGSILW from the coding sequence ATGACGCCAGGGGGCAAGGGAGCGGTCGTGTGGGTCACCGGGCTGCCGGCATCCGGCAAGTCGACGTTCGCGCGCGCGTTGTACGACCAGCTCGCCCTCGCCGGCGTGCGGGTCAAGTTGCTCGACGGCGACCAGGTGCGGGCGCAGTTGATGCCCGACCTCGGCTACGGTGAGGCCGCGCGCGACGCGTTCTACGGCGCGCTCGCGCGCATGGCGGCGGACATCGCGCGCCTCGGGTACGTCGCGGTCGTCGCCGCGACCGCGCACGAGCGGCGATTTCGCGACCGCGCGCGCGAGCAGGCGCCGCGGTTCGTCGAGGTGTACGTCGCGACGCCGCTCGACGAGTGCCGGCGCCGCGACGTCAAGGGGCTGTACGCTGCCGCCGACGAGGGACGGATCGCCGACCTGCCCGGCGTCGGCGTTCCCTACGAGCCACCGGTCGAGCCCGACGTGGTGGCTCACGGCGGCTACGACGCCGATGCAGTCGCGGCTGCGGCACAGTTGGTGATACAAGCGAGGAGGGCGACCATGTCCAACGAGCAAGACAAGCGGTTTACGGCCGTCGTGGCCTATGACTTTTCCGATCTCGCGGAGCTGGCGCTCGAGCAGGCGGTGGCCGCCGCGCTCAACCACGCGCACGCCGACCTGCACGTCGTCGCCGTGCTCGAGGAGGGCATGCGGGCGACGTACGAGACGGCGGAGCGAATGCAGCAGGAGGCGACGAAGCTGGCCGATCGCCGCATTCCCAAGCCGACTCCGACGGACCTGCGACTGTTCGTCCACGCGCGCATCGGCCACCCGGCGCAGGAGATTTTGGCGCTCGCCTCCGAAGCCGCCGCCGACGTGATCGTCCTCGGCACGCACGGGCGCAGCGGGCTCAAGCGGTGGCTGATCGGGTCGGTCGCCGAGAAGGTCGTGCGCCACGCCGGGTGTCCGGTGCTCGTGATGCGGCCCAAGACCTACACGCACGATCCCGCGGAGGACGCCGCGTTCGCGCCCGAGCCGCCTTGCCCGGCGTGCGTCAAGGTTCGCGCGGAATCCGGCGGCAAGACGTGGTGGTGCGAGGAGCACGGCAAGCCCCACGAGCCGCCGCACACGTACCACTACCGCGCCACCACGTCGGCCGACGTGAGCGACCACAGCGGCTCGATTCTGTGGTGA
- a CDS encoding ABC transporter permease, with amino-acid sequence MSLDTWQEILATLRGNVLRTLLTALGVFWGIFMLVVMLGAGRGLERGVTRGMAGFATNSIFVWGQRTSLPYDGLPPGRFVAFENADIDLLRDKVDGIEYLAPRLQLGGWRGGDNVTRGAKTGNFNVNGDYPELQYVQGMDFIRGRFINQLDIDQRRKVAVIGPRVYETLYQPGEDPIGTHIKIKGVYFTVVGHFKPKGTGGWSERLAATIFVPFTTFQSAFNQGNRVGWFAITVPPGYDIEKVERDIKRVLAKRHRIHPDDRQAFGSFNAGKSFREMSAVFIGINALVWFVGICTLLAGVIGVSNIMLIVVKERTKEIGIKKALGATPWAITSQIVQESTILTAIAGYLGLSAGVVVLAVIDKLDVDILASPQVDLRIALIATAILVIAGAFAGLIPAYHAVRIHPVAALRSE; translated from the coding sequence ATGAGCCTCGACACCTGGCAAGAGATCCTCGCGACCCTGCGCGGCAACGTGCTGCGAACGCTGCTGACCGCGCTGGGGGTGTTCTGGGGCATCTTCATGCTCGTCGTCATGCTCGGCGCCGGCCGGGGGCTCGAGCGGGGCGTGACCCGCGGCATGGCGGGCTTCGCCACGAACTCGATCTTCGTGTGGGGCCAGCGCACGTCGCTGCCGTACGACGGGTTGCCGCCGGGGCGCTTTGTCGCCTTCGAAAACGCCGACATCGACCTCCTCCGCGACAAGGTCGACGGCATCGAGTACCTGGCGCCGCGCCTTCAACTCGGCGGCTGGCGCGGCGGCGACAACGTCACGCGCGGCGCCAAGACCGGCAACTTCAACGTCAACGGCGACTACCCCGAGTTGCAATACGTGCAGGGGATGGACTTCATCCGCGGGCGCTTCATCAACCAACTGGACATCGACCAGCGCCGCAAGGTGGCGGTGATCGGTCCGCGCGTCTACGAGACGCTCTACCAGCCCGGCGAGGATCCGATCGGCACTCACATCAAGATCAAGGGCGTGTACTTCACGGTCGTGGGCCACTTCAAACCGAAGGGGACCGGCGGCTGGTCGGAGCGGCTCGCCGCCACGATCTTCGTGCCGTTCACGACGTTCCAGAGCGCGTTCAATCAGGGCAACCGCGTCGGTTGGTTCGCGATCACCGTGCCGCCCGGCTACGACATCGAAAAGGTCGAGCGCGACATCAAACGCGTGCTCGCGAAGCGACACCGCATCCACCCGGACGATCGCCAGGCGTTCGGTAGCTTCAACGCCGGCAAGAGCTTCCGCGAGATGTCGGCCGTGTTCATCGGCATCAACGCGCTCGTGTGGTTCGTCGGCATCTGCACCCTGCTCGCCGGCGTCATCGGCGTGAGCAACATCATGCTGATCGTCGTCAAGGAGCGCACCAAGGAGATCGGCATCAAGAAGGCTCTCGGCGCGACGCCGTGGGCGATCACCAGCCAGATCGTCCAGGAGTCCACCATCCTCACGGCGATCGCGGGCTACCTGGGATTGTCGGCCGGCGTCGTCGTCCTCGCCGTGATCGACAAGTTGGATGTCGACATCCTCGCTTCCCCGCAGGTGGATCTCCGCATCGCGCTCATCGCCACCGCGATCCTCGTGATCGCGGGCGCCTTCGCCGGCCTGATTCCGGCCTACCACGCCGTCCGCATCCACCCGGTCGCAGCCCTGAGGTCCGAGTAA